The Hydrogenophaga crocea genome contains a region encoding:
- a CDS encoding TAXI family TRAP transporter solute-binding subunit: protein MKKLTACLSAVAASAALMAPAAPAHAQQKFMTIGTGGVTGVYYAAGGAICRLVNKDRAKHGIRCSVESTGGSVFNVNTIKAGELDLGFTQSDVQFNAVKGVGQFKDSGAVSDLRAVFAVHPEPFTVVARKEANITKFEDFKGKRFNVGNPGSGTRASMEELLAGMGWKLSDFSLASELKADEHGPALCDGKIDGFFYGVGHPSANIQDPTTSCGAKLVSLTGPVVDKLVADKPYYAKVTIPAGLYPNNPQPTNTYGVVATVVASAKTSPDTVYAVVKAVFDNFDEFKKLHPALANLNPENMVKDGLSAPLHEGAARFYKEKGWIK from the coding sequence ATGAAAAAACTCACCGCCTGCCTCAGCGCCGTGGCCGCATCGGCCGCCCTGATGGCACCCGCCGCGCCCGCACACGCGCAACAGAAGTTCATGACCATCGGCACCGGTGGCGTGACCGGCGTGTACTACGCGGCCGGCGGCGCCATCTGCCGCCTGGTGAACAAGGACCGCGCCAAGCACGGCATCCGCTGCTCGGTGGAATCCACCGGCGGCTCGGTGTTCAACGTGAACACCATCAAGGCCGGCGAGCTCGACCTGGGCTTCACCCAGTCCGACGTGCAGTTCAACGCCGTCAAGGGCGTGGGCCAGTTCAAGGACAGCGGCGCCGTGAGCGACCTGCGTGCGGTGTTCGCCGTGCACCCCGAGCCCTTCACCGTGGTGGCCCGCAAAGAGGCCAACATCACCAAGTTCGAAGACTTCAAGGGCAAGCGCTTCAACGTGGGCAACCCGGGCTCGGGCACGCGCGCCTCGATGGAAGAGCTGCTGGCCGGCATGGGCTGGAAGCTGTCCGACTTCTCGCTCGCCTCCGAGCTCAAGGCCGACGAACACGGCCCCGCGCTGTGCGACGGCAAGATCGACGGCTTCTTCTACGGCGTGGGCCACCCCAGCGCCAACATCCAGGACCCGACCACCTCGTGCGGCGCCAAGCTGGTCTCGCTGACCGGTCCGGTGGTCGACAAGCTGGTGGCCGACAAGCCCTACTACGCCAAGGTCACCATCCCCGCGGGCCTGTACCCGAACAACCCGCAGCCCACCAACACCTACGGCGTGGTGGCCACGGTGGTCGCCTCGGCCAAGACCTCGCCCGACACGGTGTACGCCGTGGTCAAGGCGGTGTTCGACAACTTCGACGAGTTCAAGAAGCTGCACCCCGCGCTGGCCAACCTGAACCCCGAGAACATGGTCAAGGACGGCCTGAGCGCGCCGCTGCACGAAGGCGCGGCCCGCTTCTACAAGGAAAAGGGCTGGATCAAGTGA